The Streptomyces achromogenes DNA segment TTTCAGCGCCGGGTATCTCTCCGGCTACCCCGAGTCCGACTTCACCGCTCTCGAGCAGCGAACCCTGACCAACGGCAACGTGCCGTACTACACCATCCACAAGACCCTCGCCGGCCTCCTGGACGTCTGGCGCCACATCGGCAGCACACAGGCCCGTGACGTGCTCCTCGCCCTGGCGGGGTGGGTGGACGGACGTACCGGCCGGCTGAGCGGCCAGCAGATGCAGGCCATGCTGGGAACCGAGTTCGGCGGCATGAACACCGTGCTGACCGATCTCTACCAGCAGACCAATGACGCGCGGTGGCTCACCGTGGCCCAACGATTCGACCACGCCGCGGTGTTCGACCCCCTGGCCGCCGGCCAGGACCAACTCAACGGGCTGCACGCCAACACCCAGGTACCCAAGTGGATCGGAGCCGCCCGGGAGTACAAGGCCACCGGCACGACCCGCTACCGGAACATCGCCAACAACGCCTGGAACACCACCGTCAACTCGCACACCTACGCGATCGGCGGCAACAGCCAGGCGGAGCACTTCCGCGCCCCGAACGCCCTCGCCGGCTACCTGAACACGGACACCTGCGAAAGCTGCAACACCTTCAACATGCTCACCCTCACCCGGGAACTGTTCGCCCTGGACCCGGACCGGGTCGCGCTGTTCGACTACTACGAACGTGCATGGCTGAACCAGATGATCGGCCAGCAGAACCCTGCCGACGACCACGGCCACGTCACCTACTTCACCCCGCTCAACCCGGGAGGCCGACGCGGTGTGGGCCCGGCGTGGGGCGGCGGCACCTGGAGCACCGACTACGGCACCTTCTGGTGCTGCCAGGGCACGGGCCTGGAGATGCACACCAGGCTGACGGACTCCATCTACTTCCGCACCGACAACACGCTGATCGTGAACCTGTTCGTGCCTTCGGTGCTCAACTGGTCGCAACGCGGAATCACGGTCACCCAGACCACGTCGTTCCCCGACAGCGACACCACGACCCTCCAGCTCACGGGCAACGTCAGCGGAACCTGGGCGATGCGCATCCGCATCCCGGGCTGGACCACCGGGGCCACCGTCAGCGTCAACGGCGTCGCCCAGCCCGTCACCACCACGCCGGGCAGCTACGCCACCCTGAACCGCGCGTGGGCCTCCGGCGACACGGTCACGGTCCGCCTGCCCATGCGGATCGTCATGCGAGCCGCCAACGACAACGCGAACGTCGCCGCGATCACCTACGGTCCGGTGGTCCTGTCCGGTGACTACGGGAATTCCACGCTCAGTGCGCTTCCGTCACTGGACACGTCCTCGATCACACGGACCAGCAGCACGTCGCTCAACTTCACGGCCACCGCGAACGGCTCCACCGTCAACCTGGGCCCGTTCCACAACGCGCACGGCCACAACTACACCGTCTACTGGAACACCAGCGGCACGGCCACCGTCCGGCTGGCCAACGTGGGCAGCGGTCTCGTGCTGGGCATCCAGAACATGTCCACGGCCAACGGCGGCCGCGCCCTGCAGTGGAACGACTCGGGCACCGCCGACCACAACTGGGAAATGATCACCGACGGAACCGCGTTCCGCTTCCGCAACGCCAACAGCGGCAAGGTGCTCGGCATCTTGGACATGTCCACGGCGGACGGAGCCACCGTGCTGCAGTGGTCGGACAACGGCACCGCCGACCACCGATGGACGCTACTCGACCAGGGCGACGGGACCTACAAGATCCGCAACGTGAACAGCGGCAAGCTGCTCGCCATCGCGAGCAACTCCACCGCCGTCGGGGCGTTCGCGGTCCAGGACTCGGACGACGGCACCGCCGACAACCGCTGGCGCATCCTGCGGAACTGAGGTCCGTCGCCCAGCGGATCCTGATCGTCCACCCCTTCATTCCGCTCGACGCTTCGACCCATGTTCGATATGACGAACATGGCCGCGCATCAGAAGTCCGGCCGGCCCCGACGGGGCCGGCCGGAATCGCTCACTCAAAGAAAGCAGGCCCCCATGCACAGACCTGGATTCAGCCGCAGGCATCTGTCCGTGGCGCTCGCGGCCCTGGTCGCCTCGGCGGCGACGCTCGTCGTCAACCCGGCTCACGCGGCCAGCAGTGGCGCCGTGCGCGGTACGGGCTCCGGGCGGTGTCTCGATGTTCCGGGCGCCAGCCAGAGCGACGGCACGAATCTGCAGATCTGGGACTGCTGGAACGGCACCAA contains these protein-coding regions:
- a CDS encoding beta-L-arabinofuranosidase domain-containing protein, whose amino-acid sequence is MTSSVSRRRLLQIAGATAAASATGSFIGAPAHAAVPPARADIGVSVYPFDLGQVRLSASRWLDNQDRTRNYLRFVDVDRLLYNFRANHRLSTNGAAATGGWDAPTFPFRTHVQGHFLTAWAQLYAVTGDTVCRDKATTMVAELAKCQANNSAAGFSAGYLSGYPESDFTALEQRTLTNGNVPYYTIHKTLAGLLDVWRHIGSTQARDVLLALAGWVDGRTGRLSGQQMQAMLGTEFGGMNTVLTDLYQQTNDARWLTVAQRFDHAAVFDPLAAGQDQLNGLHANTQVPKWIGAAREYKATGTTRYRNIANNAWNTTVNSHTYAIGGNSQAEHFRAPNALAGYLNTDTCESCNTFNMLTLTRELFALDPDRVALFDYYERAWLNQMIGQQNPADDHGHVTYFTPLNPGGRRGVGPAWGGGTWSTDYGTFWCCQGTGLEMHTRLTDSIYFRTDNTLIVNLFVPSVLNWSQRGITVTQTTSFPDSDTTTLQLTGNVSGTWAMRIRIPGWTTGATVSVNGVAQPVTTTPGSYATLNRAWASGDTVTVRLPMRIVMRAANDNANVAAITYGPVVLSGDYGNSTLSALPSLDTSSITRTSSTSLNFTATANGSTVNLGPFHNAHGHNYTVYWNTSGTATVRLANVGSGLVLGIQNMSTANGGRALQWNDSGTADHNWEMITDGTAFRFRNANSGKVLGILDMSTADGATVLQWSDNGTADHRWTLLDQGDGTYKIRNVNSGKLLAIASNSTAVGAFAVQDSDDGTADNRWRILRN